tttttttttttttttttattatcGCCATGCCAGCTTCATTATGACGTAGACCACTTATTGTTGTCCGTTCCAACTGAGCGAGTTCAGGTGCTGTCATCAACAATAGACAACAAAGTTAAAAAATACACCCCTTTCGGAAATCAGAACTTTTACTCATTTTCCTCGTACGACCGCGTGTGTAAATCTCTTTACATTTCCCAATTGGGACGTACGCATACATTTCTCTTTCGGCAATCGAACTTTGCGCACCTTCTCACCCCTTTTTGCACCTTCTCACCCACtttcaaattttttggctttgtgtttcttttttcttggccATTTTTGGTAATTTCCGTTTAAGTGGTGATACTCTCTAGCCGTCTTCAGTTTAAAGACAACATTGTGGGAACCTGGTTAACGTGGAGATTCGGCGATTGTTCCAGGTTTATGAATCAGTGTGTGTTTTCCCCCTTGTTAAAATTTTTCCACGTTTCGTCGTTTATGTTTTGGTTTCTGCACTAAATATTCATATCGTATTGTCTCATTCctattctttttcttctgttgtGTTTTTggtctctttctcttcttctacttaACCATAGTATTCCTTCTTTCACTAAACCAACTTTAGTCATTCCTTCcaacttttttttgaaaGAAGCTCGTCTTATACATTCGCTCAAACAACTATGATGTTTTCTACTCTTGAGGCTATCGCTGTCTCTCTTTTGGCTGTTAGCTCAGTTgcttctcctcttcctcatGCTCACCATCAGCACAAGAGATCGGTCGCTACCAACATTGGTACCAGAGGTATTACATACTCTCCTTATTCTTCTACTGGTGACTGTAAGACTACTTCAGAAGTCGCTTCCGATGTCGCTGAGTTGGCTGATTACGATCTCATTAGATTGTATGGTGTCGATTGCAACCAGGTTGCCAATGTTTTCAGTGCTAAGGCCGATGGACAGAAGTTGTTCCTTGGTATTTACTATGTTTCAGACATTCAGGGTGCCGTTGACACGATTTCCTCTGCCGTTGATGGCGTTTGGGACGATATTGACACCGTTTCCGTCGGTAACGAGTTGGTCAACTCTGGTGAAGCTACTGTCGACCAGATTTCAGGTTATATCGATACTGCCAGAACAGCATTGACTGCTGCTGGATATACCGGTTCTGTTGTCAGTGTCGACACTCATGTCGCCATTCTCGCCAACACTGGTCTTTGTGATCTTTCCGATTATATTGCTTTCAATGCTCACGCCTACTGGGATGGTAACACCCTCCCAGAGGATGCTGGTAAGTGGTTGTTGGGTAATATGCAGGCTGTTTCTTCTGCCTGTGGCGGAAAGCGCGTTATGTGTGTCGAATCTGGATGGCCAACTCAGGGTGACGATGACGGTGTTGCCGTTCCATCTACGGCAAACCAAAAGACTGCTCTCAGCTCTATTGCTGATGTTTGTGGTAATGATACCATCGCTTTCAATGCCTTCAATGACTTGTGGAAAGATCCTGGTACCTACGGTGTCGAGCAATACTGGGGTATTTACTAAGCGTCACGTTTAGGTTGCTCAGTTAGGTTTGTTATGTTCATTGTggttttctcttttcttttattttcgTTCTGATCAGTTCTTTTGTTCTGTCAGTTGATTCCTTCGTTGTCTTACTATATCGTTACTCAACTAAAACGCTCTTTTTATATTTTATATATGATACCAATTCAATTAAgtgttttctttgataactTTTACAATTTTGTCACTTGAATTATTCTTTCTACCAATATCTCCTGACTATCTACAcattttttattttctctcaCGTATTTTAGCAATTTATCGTTACAACAATCCACTAAAACTACCCCCTTGATTGATTGTACCCTCACATCCCTTGCTCCTCTACTTATCCATCAATTCATCTCCATGTCAAGCAGTACTTCTACAACATTGTTTCTGTCATAACATCCATacaccagaagaagacgaccttttcaaactttctcttcttcttcttcctctttttaGCAAAAAAGAATGCTAAACTTGATCTCTTTGTTACCTAAGACTAGATCGGACATTTGGGAAGAAATGGAATTCCAGTATTGTTGATGTTTGCTAGAATTAACTCCTCGAAATCGGTGCCAAGGATGCTCCTACAAGGCCGTCGGCTTTTTAGCGCCACCATGACTAATCTTAAGCTCCAGATGGACCcatatgaagaagaaatctaTGATCTTCTTAGTAAAAGACTAAAGCCTAAGAGTTTAGCGGTAAAGGACGTTTCCGGAGGTTGTGGATCCATGTTTGCCATTTCTATAGAAAGTGATAAGTTTAATGAGTTAAATACGATTAAACAGCATCGGATGGTGAATCAGATACTCAAGGACGAGATATCTAAATGGCATGGGCTCCAGCTAAAGACGAAAAAGACTAATTAAAAATAACCTACACGACATATACATATACATACTCTTATTTATTAGTCCCTTCGGTCACTCCAcaatctcttccttctcatcTAACACTATCTCcttgatctcttcaataacttcTACCTTTCCTTCGTCTCTATGAGCTAccaaattcatcttctctagCTTCTCATCGACAGACATTCTCCAAGAGCGCCAGTCATGGAgcaatttctttcttcttagaaTCTGCTCTCTCAACTCGGCGTTGGCTTCCATGGCGTCCTCCTCCTCGAATTGAGCCGAATATTCTCTCAAACTCTTTCTaaccttttttttgtctCCCTTGGTTAACAAACTTTTTGGTCTAGGTCTCCATTCGAATTCTTTGAAACCATCAATTATCTCTTCCCTTAGTAAACGTCCAATGCAATCATAAATCTTGAAGCCGTTCTCTATCTTATGCTTCCAAGATGAGGACCATCCCGCAATAAATCTTCCAGAAACTTCCCACTCTAGGTTAGTTAAACCTTGATACTGGTGGGTAGCCAACATCTTGACATTAGATGCGACCTTCTTAGACTGATCCTTTGGCTTTTCACCATCAAAGTCCAAATCGTAGAACTCCAACTCTCCTTTGACGTCTCTCATTGCGGCCATAACGACAAACCTTCCCTTCGGAGAGAACTTCACAACGTTTGAGTACTTACCAGCAGTTGTCTTGAAGGGTATCCATCTTTTGATCGGAACCATGATACCTTTACCcttcttcacttcttcCGTATCATAGAACGTCAATGAATTTGTAGGGAAAGCGGGGTTGTTCTCCGAAGAATCGGGTCTAGAAATTGTAACAAACCTCTTTCCTCTTGGTTCCCAAGCTATCTCGATGACAACGTCTTGCAAATCAATTGATTCCACTGGAATGTCcctttcttcaagctgGAAAATCTGCAGATTGGTAAACCTAGTCTTTTTAGATTTGGTATGTCTATTAACTCTGCAGCAAAGGTACTTTCCTTGGCCCTGCCAGAAGAGTTGACAATCACTAACCTGGACTAAGTTAACGGTTCTTAAAACACTTCTGGAGGGAAGTTGCATAACAGAGCATCTGGCAGACTGGTTGGACGACTCTGGAGTCCAGTAAGATAATACAACCTCCGGCGGATCACTCTTTCTGTTGGCAGCCAATTTGACTCCACCTGGCGCAAACTCAAAGTCCATAATTCCAGAAATTTTaaccaatttcttgtcaATCAAGGAGAAATCGTTCTCAACATCGTACACAGCTAAAGCATCGGGTCCCATTCTGGCACAATATTTGTCATTATAGGACCATTTTATTAAAGGCCATGGCATGCTAGCCTGGTTTTCCAAATTGGGTGGTAGAGCAAACGTTTTCACAGGTAAACTTGTTCTGATATCCCAAATAACCAACTTATGGCCCTGACTTTCGGGCCCAAATAGGAAGCTGGCTCTGGAAGGATGATCATCTGGAGGGAGGGCGATAGGCTCTGGAGAAAGAGTCACCAAATACTTTTCGTTTGGTGAACAATCGACCAATCTGACACTTGGATGGAAAAATCTACTGATTCTCTCAAAGTCGGCACCTCCCCAACATTGAATACCGTTAGGGAACAACGAGAATAGATAAGTACCTTTAGGAGACCACTTCATAAAAGCTGACGTCCACTGAGATCTTGGACTGATTGCCGGCTCAGGCTTTAAGTTTCTCTTGAACCAATAAACACCAACTTCATCGTTTTGATGCAACAAGTATTGGTCACGTCCTGCAGCATCCCGAAGATTTGACTTCATATATCCATGACTTTGAAATTCAGGGATCTTTGGCTCATCGAATTCGTCCTTAACTTTTCCCGACAGTACATACTTCTCGATATCAGAAAGCTTGTTGACCAGAAGTCTATGCTTGACATCTAATTTCTTGCCATTCAAGTGCTTGATGGCGTTGAGAGCCATCTGAGCGTTTGAATACTCAACGAACACATAACCCGTGGTCTTTCCTTCATTGACAGGAACATCCAAACGTTCAATCTTACCACATTGACCAAATAATTTGGCCaaaactttcttcaaaactgGTGCTTTTGATTCTGGAGCCACTGGAGTTCCATCACACACGACAAACTTGTTTATGAATCCATCTGGAGCTTGCACTTTGTACTTCTCCTCCAAGTCGGAGAAGTCGACCTCATTTAAATTGACATTTGTTTCGTCAAATTCTGTAGCCTCTGGCATAATTTGCTTTGTAAAGAGACTATTCGTAGTTGTCTTGATACTTAATCACTGGTCTTTCCTTGTCTCTATGACACGTTAGATgataaaaattttctattcttcaattatCAGCGATGTGAAAAATCTTTCGGTCGTGAATAACTCAAAACAACTACCTTTGAATTACATAATATATAAGCTGGATTGGGTCAGGGATTTCCACTATCTCTCTTCTAGCTTCCACTTCAGCAAGGTAAGCACAAGACTATTAATGTCAATACTAAAGTTATTAACTCTGGCATTGTCTTTTGTTCCTTTCTATATTaaagataatgaagaaatCCATAGGGTTTAAGATACCCGATTAGGAAATACCTCAAGGGGCTAATAAATGAGTTTCTTACGGATTAAATATGCTGAGTACCCAATTGGTCTTATATATAAACTAGTAAACTTGAAAAACtgccaaagagaagaaggaaggatATGTTTATAAAGTTTCATGGAAACGTTTTTAGAATCCTTGATAGCTTCTCCAGTGAGCACTCTGCTAGCTATGTAATGATCAAGTCGATCGTCCTGTATCCGTTACCACATCACTTGGATTTGTTGATTTTGGGACTTAGTCCGCATCAGAGCCTAGATTTTTAGCCTAATAAGTCGAAGGCATACTTTGGTCCTGGAACTTTCTTGCCAACAGTGCTGCACAAAATTCCAAATAGGTAAAGTGGACTGGAGTAAAGAAAActattctttctttgatagcTAATTCCTCAATTAGAACCATCGAAGGATTGCACTGTATATGCCTACATATTTCCATCTCCCCCAACCAGTTCATCAAACTGAGAGAACAAATGCTCCATCTGATCAGGGGCCAGTAATGACCTATCGTCGTCAAagccaccaccaccattGTTAGCGTTGTTATTATTGGAAGTGTCCATTCCAGTATCCATTTCGGTGTCCATACCATCAAGTCCTGATAGCATGCTAAGATCGCCATTACCagatccaaatccaaggtCATCATTACCCGTGCTTTGATTATTTTGTTGGTTAAACTCTCCATTATCCAGGAAATCCAAGTTGAGATCATTCAACATATCCATGCTATTATCGGCACCACTGTTACCAGAAGCAGACTGTAGCATTTGAGCACTCGATTGAGAGGGGTTTTCCTGATATAGTTGCTCTTGctgtttcttctgttgGCTCTCCTGGTTCCGTTGGCGCTCCTGGTTCTGCTGTATCTGCAGCTGTCCTTGCACAGACTCACGATTCTGACTCTCTTTATCAACCAACGAACCATCGTCAAATCCAAGTAAATCATTTCCCGGTTCTGAGTGGTCCTGTTGACCGAAATTAAAGTTGTCAAGATCCAAGTTCAAGACTAGATCGTCAGGGTTGCTTTCAAATTGATCCATTTTAtcctgttgttgctgttgctgttgctgttgttgttgttgagcAGCAGCGACAACGGAAGCCTCAAgctctttccttttctttttctcctcatcTCTCACTTTCAAAGCTTCTAGTttatccttctcttccttttctctaCGAATCTGAGCCTCTTgttccatcttctttctgaacTCTGCCTCCTTGCGAATCTTGATTTTCAGATGGCTCAAAACATACTCAGTATCTTGCAGTTCTAAATTAAAGTTATCCAAGACTTGATTGTAAATCTCAAAATCAGCTCCAAGAACTTCAGTCAAGGGCCTCAGCAAACCGTCATTATTATGAGGAACCACTGTATCCTTTGCCGCAGGTGTGAGTTTGTAAGTCAACTTATCCAAGATGCTCGCTGATGTAATGAATATATTATCCATCGACTCCTGAAGTAAGTTGTTCATATTGGTGGTAATAATACTCTGAGAGGAATGAACCTGCCTACCGTTtaaatctctctttcttgtcGAACATATTCCAAACTTGAACTTTCATCAGTTTAGTTCTGTCGACGCGCCGATGGATGCAGCATAACGCCTTTAATTTATACATTGCTGTTATGCGCCGTACCTCAGTAAAAGAGCCAATCAAAAGAATATTCAAGCATCCAAACTTTTTCACTCACTATGGAATTTCCTTGGGGTAGACTGACTGACTGACCGAGAGGCTTTGAGAAAACATTGAACTCCACCAACTGactcttttttcttatatAAGATCTTGGTCTTAGTATTTCATTGCTGGCTCCATACATAATTGATAGACAAACGCTATGTTCAGACAAACTCTTAGGGCATTCGCCAAGGTGAACAGATTTGCCGGCGTTAGAGGTTATGCTGAGGCCGCAGAAAAAGCTACCGGTGAGACTTTGAAGTTATCCCTGGCACTTCCTCACCAAACATTGTTCAAGAACAAGGAAGTTTCCCAAGTGAATATTCCTGCCAGTACCGGTGATATGGGTATTTTGGCCAATCACGTTCCCATTTTGGAGCAACTAAAGCCTGGTATTGTGGAGGTTTTCGAGACTCCAAGCTCCAGCTCTAAGTACTTTATTTCTGGAGGTTTTGCTTCTGTTATGCCTGGCTCTAAGATGGATATTCTCAGCATCGAGGCTCATCCATTAGAGGATTTTGATGCTTCCGCTGTTAAGGCTCAACTTGCTGAAGCTCAGAAAAATGTTGAATCCgccgatgaagaagttgctGCTGAAGCTGCCATTGAGGTCgaagttcttgaagcttTGAGTGCAGCTCTTCACtgagtgaaaaaaaaaaaaccaaaaAATGTAAGTGTTTAAGTTGGCCCTTCTACTCTCTTAACTTTATGCTTAGTACTATTATTATGTATTCATCTTGTCAATTTCCGTATTTTTAATACGCAGAACCGCCTGTTCAAGGAATAAGATATTCAGATTTGATCTATTATGTATAATTATAGTTGCTTAGCCACATCAAAAATGAGAGAAACTCGACGATAAATATTTGCGCCACATAACTGGAAACGCGACGCGTAAACTAAAAATACAAGGATTGATTGTAAGAAAGGGATATACATCTTCTTATTGCAACATCTCTTGATTGCTTTCTAACTTCCTTTATGTCGCAATTATCTcttgaaaaggaagaagaaaatactATTGGTGCTCGTACGAGACGAGGTGGTCGTTCTAGAGGACGTGGGCTTCGTAGAGGAACTCGTAACAACTCTAGCGATCTAGATGAACAGGGTGATTCTTTGAtgtttgaagaagaagaggaagattcTGATccagaatttgatgatattcCCCGCCATACAAAtaaaaggagaagaattACGCATAGTCGTCGACATGGACAACAGCATCATGTTCCTAACGATATCGATGATATCGAcgattttgaagagaatacCATATTTCAAGCATTGAGTGACTCTGATGTGGCCGTTTCGGAACTTGCCGCAGATTGGATCGACGATTTTGCtaatgttgaagatgaaacaACTAAACAGGATGCAGTCAGGGATCTTGTGAACTTTGTTTTGAGAAGCTGTGGATGTGTGTCTATGCTAAGTAGTCATGATGTAGCCGATACTGATCATGCTGATGAGACAATTGCAGAGGTTCAACAATTATTCTTAAGTCAGGGGTCTCATGAATATCCTCTATGGTTAAGTTCAAGGATGTCTAACAAGCAATGGAAAGGATTTAGAGAAAGGGCTTCTGAGTTCATGAAgcaacttctttttgtttccaGTGAAAGAGGACTACTCTACGAAAACGAGGAATTTATGGAAACAATTTTAGCCTGGCTTGGAACAATGTCTGCGGTGAACGAACGGTCAATGAGATTCACTGCTACCTTCTACAGTATTCAATTGGAGAGTGCACTTTGTCAAATTTATGTGGAAACCGCCAAATTTATCAATAGATGTCAGAGACAGCTCACCtcagaaaaggaaaatctTAAAAAGACCTCAAAGAGCTCTAGATCTTCCAATTCTCGTTCTATTGATAGTGTCAACaaaagaattgaaagagttcaatCCAACTTCGATTCGTACtctgagaagaagcagtatCTTGAGAAGCAAGTTAAAAATATATTCAACACATTCTTTGTTCATAGGTACAGAGATACAAATGCTAACCTTAGAAAGGAGTGTATTTACCATCTCGGTCTTTGGATGAAACAGCTACCTGAGATCTTCTTTAAACCGATCTATCTTCGATACTTTGGATGGTTGCTCACCGATCCGGTACCATCTGTTAGAATTCAGGTCATGAAGTCCTTAATTCCTCTTTATCAAAGGCCAAGTACTATTTCTGCATTGAGACTTTTTTCCAATCATTTCAAGGACATTTTATTGAAAATGGCCACGCACGAGGTGGATGTTCCTTTGGTGAATGGAGCAATCGCTCTACTTTCTGAAATGGTCAAAAATGGCTTTTTGGATGACGATCAAATTCTAGATGTAACTTCACTTCTCTTTTCTGAACATTCTATGGGCGAGGACGATCTAATGAAGATTAACAAAGAGTTGGCCAAATTTGTGTCTACCGTAGAGCATGAACGGTTTAAAGAATACACGGAGGGTCACAGTGCTACCATCAAAGCTGTCAATTCCACAATGGAACTAGATTTAAATGAGATGCTCAAATTCAAGTTCTTATCTCTATTGCTTCAACAAGCCGAGGAGAAATCTTTGAATGATGGCAACGTCAAATCTTTCAGACAGTTGAAGTTGGTTGCTGAAGCATTATTTTCTGTTTTCAGATATAATATGAAAGGCCAGTCATTAGAATTCTTGATTGAGTATCTTTTATTTGATATGTCTTCGTTGATAGGCCTTGACTCTTCcttgaaatcatcaattGAATTGAGTTCTGCAGACCAATTCCATCTTTTAAACCTTATTTACGGTGCTACAGAAGTGCTTGTAGAGGGGGATAAGAACCAGATCTACAAGTCTGTAATATCGAAGCGTGCCACAAGATTCGTTGATGTCGAGGGCCAAGTGCACGATAGGGATTACTACCTTGTCAAGATCATTACCAAGATGCCCAAACTCGttgacttcttcaacaaaaacGAGGATACTCTCTCTATGGTCACATTAATTGCCACTGCTTTGCTACCAACGCAATCGGGGACAGAAACGAATATTTTTAGAGCCACAAACCAAGAACCTGCGCTGGTGAAGATTGTGATGGCTTTGATCCAATCATTTGTTAACACCACTATTCCTTTGCTTACAACTGATGATTGTGATGACATGTATTTGAATTCAATGAACTACCCTTATGgtttattcttcaaatcggtTCCCTGTGAATATCCTGAGATTCGTCTTAGGATGGAAGAATTGAGCTCTGCATTTATAAAATCCTTACATGTGGCTATGAAAAATGATAGTCAACAACAGAAAGACGGACATTCGAATATTGATGCATTTACTTTGAACGTCATCCGGCTAAGATTAATTTGTGAGAATGCTACCGTTTTCGAGAAGGTTATGGTGGATTTGATAGATCAGATAGATGATATCTGTGCGTTCTTATGCAAGAATGTGGCTTCAACAGATAATGCAAGTAGTTTCCTTACATCCACTTCTGggattttgaaaaaggtGGTACTTCAGAATTTTGCTGAAATGGTGAACCATGCGGCAGATTACATTAAAGAGAGAACTGACGACAAAGATCTTCCAGAGCATGTTATCACACTTATCCCGAAAACAAGGGTGATCACCTCCTCACTACTTATGATCATagaggatgaagaacacGTTAGTTTTGAATCTTGGTTCAATGCATGTATCGACTACTCAGAAATCATGGCTATATTGACGTTGATTGAAAAACAGTTTCTTGAATACTACTCTTCAAAATCGAAGGATGGTGCATTGCTTAAGCACCAGGTTGACCATGCCCTTGGTGATCTAAGTCGAATGTCCCAGATTCCTGACATTGCTCAAGAGAAACTCGTTAAATGCTTTGCTGAAAAGGAGTTTCAGTATGCCCAAGCCAATAACTTACAGGATGAGATCAGCATACCTCTTTCAGAGCGGAATGATATTCATAAGTCTTTCGAAGAACAGGGTGACGATGTCGACCACTCTATACATTTATTAAAAGATCTATGCCATATTGGTGCCGCAATGAAAATGCTTTCGGATTCCGGTGCTGCTGATAAGGCCTTGGCTAACAGGGTGGAGAGAAATGCGGGACCTCTAGGAGACGAGTACCGATACTGCCTTATTAACAGTAGGACAGGACTGGATGATATGCTGTCTATATTCAGGTCTTCGGTGGAAGACAGGTTGGACGATCATGGTAGTGAGAATATCACTATATGATAAAAAAGCAACTACTTGTATACTTACATGTGTATTTAACGTATTCTCGGCTAATGCAATTAGTATCAATACAGGAAGGAAGAGCAgctaaaaaaaaagtgtGAAGTTGAACCAtgtttgaagaaattaagcacaataaaaaaaaagtataTAGACAAGAAGCTGAGCCAGCAAAATAGGACAACTACATGCACATAGTAGATTACAGagttgttgaaaagaagtggaaagaTATAAGGTGCTATTCTTCAGCTGCAACCACACTCAAAGTAGCCTTATTACCAGAAGTGACATCGTACTCCTTGCGAGTGCTAGGACCCTTAATAATCTTATTAGAGGTCATTTTGGCCTTATCTATGAGTTCGCCCTTAACAATTTTATCCATTTCCATGCGTGTTAAAGTCTCATACTGAAGTAAACCTTCAGCCAACCGTTTCAATTCTATGCGTTTTTCGTGAAGTAACTTTCTTGTTCTCTCTTCAGAAGCTACTAGTAGTTTTCTAGTTTCCTCGTCAGCCATATCACGGACCTTGAGCGACCAGGAGTCCCATTTATCAGAAAGTTTCACAGGGCCGATCTTATCTGACATACCATATGCAGTAACCATGGCCCTAGCGGTTTCAGTGGCCGAACTCAAATCAGAACTACAACCAGAAGTAACATTAAATGGACCATAAAGCATTTCTTCAGCAATTTTACCACCCATGCAAACGTCCAGACGAGCTATACATTCACGGCGGGTAATATCAAGCTTATCCATTTCCGGAAGTTGAAAAGTGATACCCAAGGCACGACCACGAGGTAAGATTGTGGCTTTGTACAAAGGGGTGGCACCCTCAGTAAACATTGCAGCGATGGCATGACCAGCTTCGTGATATGCAGTATTACGTCTTGTTTCCTCGGTCATAACCATGGTTTTTCTTTCACCGCCCATCAAGACTTTATCTTTGGCCCATTCAAGATGATTCATGTTGACACTAAGAGCATTCTCATGAGAGGCGTACAATGCAGCGGTATTAACCAAGTTCTTCAGTGCAGCACCGGAAAGACCGGTGGTACCACGGGCAATGACGGAGGGATCAACCTCTTTGGAACAGGCAATGTTCTTTAAATGGTGCTTCAAGATCTCAGTACGTCCCCTGACATCAGGTAAATCCACAGTCACAATTTTATCAAACCTACCGGGTCTAGTAAGTGCCTTATCCAAAGAATCAGGGAAGTTTGTAGCACCAATGATGACGACACCCTCTGTCTGAGAGAAGCCATCCAATTCAACTAGTAACTGATTTAGAGTCTGTTTGGCATATGCCTGATCACGGGATTTTCTCTTACCACCAACGGCATCCAATtcatcgatgaagatgatggaagGGGCTCTAGCACGTGCTTTGTTAAACAATTCACGAACACGTTTAGCACCGACACCAACATAcatctcatcaaactcGGAACCAGAcataaagaagaatggaacACCAGCTTCACCGGCGGTGGCTCTTGCAAGCAAAGTTTTACCCGTACCTGGAGGACCAGTCAATAGAACACCCTTAGGTAACTGAGCTCCGAGGCTAGTAAATTTAGAGGGgtctttcaaaaattcAACGACTTCTTCCAACTCGGCCTTAGCCTCATCGACACCGCAGCAGTCTGAGAACTTGACATCAGATTCACTAACTTCGACCGACTTATCATCGACAGTAGCGCTCTTGATGATGGAGCCATTTTCCACaaggaagttgaaagcGATATAGGCACCGTACGTAAGTAAACCAATAGGAATGATCCACTTTATCCATTTGGAAAATGTGACTGCGATACTTTCAGAGACCACAACATGAATAGGTGCCTCTTTGCTACCAGGTCCCCAAGGATTACCAGATCCGGCAGATCCGGCAGAAGCACCATTGCTCATAGGTGATTCATTGATAGAAGATCCAACACCATTGGCCGAACTGTAAGTGATAGAAGGAATAATCCCATATGTCCTTGCGATTCTGTCAGCCTTTTGACGATTACCCATTTTCAAAAGGGCCTCAACATACAGTTGAGCACACTCGTTGTTGATGGAAATCCCGGGAGTTTCATAACGAGATACGACAATATGGGGATAATTAGCTCGCAAAAGAGAACGGTAGAAGTCTGCCTGAGCTGCCGGACTGGATAGCTCTCTATTTGCTTTTTGTTCCTGATCAGCAAGGGCACGATTAGGACcgattgaagaagtcgatTGGTGGGTCATTGCAGAAGCATAAACAGAACGAGTAGCCGAGTAATGCCTTATAGAACGATGAGAACGAAGCGATAGACCATTGATACGTTGTCGGACAAGAGCTGCAGAATATGGGATAAGGAAGGCGCGTGACATAGGAAGGCACCGTCTAACACTGAGCAAACCCATGGAGATTAAAGAGCTCACcattagaaaagaagatatttAGGGAGTTGCGCAGATCAGCACAAGCTTGACTTGACGAAAATGGTGACAATAAGTATGTCGATTGGAGATCTTTGTATTATAGATATACTGAAAGATTAGAGTGTCCAGtgtaatttttttttttcttgccCGCGCGAAAATCTAGTTAAAAACGAGTTCAAATGGAAGGGTCGAGAAAAGTTTGAGCTACAGAAG
The sequence above is a segment of the Brettanomyces nanus chromosome 4, complete sequence genome. Coding sequences within it:
- the SCW4 gene encoding Glycoside hydrolase, 17, which encodes MISVASPLPHAHHQHKRSVATNIGTRGITYSPYSSTGDCKTTSEVASDVAELADYDLIRLYGVDCNQVANVFSAKADGQKLFLGIYYVSDIQGAVDTISSAVDGVWDDIDTVSVGNELVNSGEATVDQISGYIDTARTALTAAGYTGSVVSVDTHVAILANTGLCDLSDYIAFNAHAYWDGNTLPEDAGKWLLGNMQAVSSACGGKRVMCVESGWPTQGDDDGVAVPSTANQKTALSSIADVCGNDTIAFNAFNDLWKDPGTYGVEQYWGIY
- a CDS encoding uncharacterized protein (BUSCO:EOG09340Y61), with the protein product MPEATEFDETNVNLNEVDFSDLEEKYKVQAPDGFINKFVVCDGTPVAPESKAPVLKKVLAKLFGQCGKIERLDVPVNEGKTTGYVFVEYSNAQMALNAIKHLNGKKLDVKHRLLVNKLSDIEKYVLSGKVKDEFDEPKIPEFQSHGYMKSNLRDAAGRDQYLLHQNDEVGVYWFKRNLKPEPAISPRSQWTSAFMKWSPKGTYLFSLFPNGIQCWGGADFERISRFFHPSVRLVDCSPNEKYLVTLSPEPIALPPDDHPSRASFLFGPESQGHKLVIWDIRTSLPVKTFALPPNLENQASMPWPLIKWSYNDKYCARMGPDALAVYDVENDFSLIDKKLVKISGIMDFEFAPGGVKLAANRKSDPPEVVLSYWTPESSNQSARCSVMQLPSRSVLRTVNLVQVSDCQLFWQGQGKYLCCRVNRHTKSKKTRFTNLQIFQLEERDIPVESIDLQDVVIEIAWEPRGKRFVTISRPDSSENNPAFPTNSLTFYDTEEVKKGKGIMVPIKRWIPFKTTAGKYSNVVKFSPKGRFVVMAAMRDVKGELEFYDLDFDGEKPKDQSKKVASNVKMLATHQYQGLTNLEWEVSGRFIAGWSSSWKHKIENGFKIYDCIGRLLREEIIDGFKEFEWRPRPKSLLTKGDKKKVRKSLREYSAQFEEEDAMEANAELREQILRRKKLLHDWRSWRMSVDEKLEKMNLVAHRDEGKVEVIEEIKEIVLDEKEEIVE
- the ATP16 gene encoding delta subunit of the central stalk of mitochondrial F1F0 ATP synthase, atp16 (BUSCO:EOG09344ALZ), which encodes MFRQTLRAFAKVNRFAGVRGYAEAAEKATGETLKLSLALPHQTLFKNKEVSQVNIPASTGDMGILANHVPILEQLKPGIVEVFETPSSSSKYFISGGFASVMPGSKMDILSIEAHPLEDFDASAVKAQLAEAQKNVESADEEVAAEAAIEVEVLEALSAALH
- the YME1 gene encoding i-AAA protease yme1 (MEROPS:MER0002197~BUSCO:EOG09340L86), producing MGLLSVRRCLPMSRAFLIPYSAALVRQRINGLSLRSHRSIRHYSATRSVYASAMTHQSTSSIGPNRALADQEQKANRELSSPAAQADFYRSLLRANYPHIVVSRYETPGISINNECAQLYVEALLKMGNRQKADRIARTYGIIPSITYSSANGVGSSINESPMSNGASAGSAGSGNPWGPGSKEAPIHVVVSESIAVTFSKWIKWIIPIGLLTYGAYIAFNFLVENGSIIKSATVDDKSVEVSESDVKFSDCCGVDEAKAELEEVVEFLKDPSKFTSLGAQLPKGVLLTGPPGTGKTLLARATAGEAGVPFFFMSGSEFDEMYVGVGAKRVRELFNKARARAPSIIFIDELDAVGGKRKSRDQAYAKQTLNQLLVELDGFSQTEGVVIIGATNFPDSLDKALTRPGRFDKIVTVDLPDVRGRTEILKHHLKNIACSKEVDPSVIARGTTGLSGAALKNLVNTAALYASHENALSVNMNHLEWAKDKVLMGGERKTMVMTEETRRNTAYHEAGHAIAAMFTEGATPLYKATILPRGRALGITFQLPEMDKLDITRRECIARLDVCMGGKIAEEMLYGPFNVTSGCSSDLSSATETARAMVTAYGMSDKIGPVKLSDKWDSWSLKVRDMADEETRKLLVASEERTRKLLHEKRIELKRLAEGLLQYETLTRMEMDKIVKGELIDKAKMTSNKIIKGPSTRKEYDVTSGNKATLSVVAAEE